In Topomyia yanbarensis strain Yona2022 chromosome 2, ASM3024719v1, whole genome shotgun sequence, one DNA window encodes the following:
- the LOC131680179 gene encoding uncharacterized protein LOC131680179, which yields MVNEDKPGTGAGNPAVPEQQQEANVDTLNLPRLSPPVMTQSNIESYFMSLEFWFAASGIGNAHDTKKYNIVMAQVPPSKLTELRSIIEAVPPANKYVYIKMKLIEHFADSQQKRLQLVLSDMPLGDMKPSQLFNEMRRVAGNSFCEPVLLDLWASRLPPHAQAAVIASKGDPTEKATIADAIVESMGLRSINTIGASAPSTPAATAKVTTESPPDRIETLQREIAQLTRMINKMFRSNENPRERSRSRSRSKVSKFRDNEPSYDVCWYHSKYGGEARRCRKPCSFGLATKPSNQQ from the coding sequence ATGGTGAACGAGGACAAACCAGGCACTGGAGCAGGCAACCCAGCGGTACCGGAACAGCAGCAGGAAGCCAACGTGGACACCCTAAACCTGCCACGACTGAGCCCGCCGGTGATGACGCAATCCAACATCGAGTCATACTTCATGTCATTGGAGTTCTGGTTTGCCGCTTCCGGTATTGGAAATGCCCACGACACCAAGAAGTACAACATCGTCATGGCACAAGTGCCACCAAGCAAGTTGACGGAGTTACGTTCCATTATTGAAGCCGTCCCGCCTGCCAACAAGTACGTGTATATCAAGATGAAGCTGATTGAACACTTCGCCGACAGTCAGCAGAAACGTTTGCAGCTCGTATTGTCTGATATGCCGCTTGGTGACATGAAACCGAGCCAACTTTTCAACGAAATGAGGAGAGTGGCTGGAAATTCGTTTTGTGAACCCGTGCTGCTCGACCTGTGGGCCTCCAGACTTCCACCGCATGCCCAAGCTGCCGTGATTGCCTCCAAAGGGGACCCGACAGAAAAAGCTACCATCGCAGATGCCATCGTGGAATCCATGGGCCTTCGTAGCATCAACACCATCGGTGCGAGCGCACCGAGCACACCAGCAGCGACCGCTAAAGTTACAACAGAATCGCCTCCTGACAGAATTGAAACGCTCCAGCGGGAAATCGCTCAACTGACCAGGATGATCAACAAAATGTTCCGCTCAAACGAAAACCCACGGGAGCGATCACGTTCCCGCAGCCGAAGCAAAGTGAGTAAATTTCGTGATAATGAACCGTCCTATGACGTCTGCTGGTACCACTCTAAGTACGGAGGGGAAGCACGACGGTGCCGTAAACCGTGTTCCTTCGGACTAGCAACCAAGCCCAGCAACCAACAATGA
- the LOC131683016 gene encoding uncharacterized protein LOC131683016 codes for MMQFNNDSESRTIGCASKTLSPTEQKYPQTQREALAMVWRVERFSMYLMGVNFTIRTDAESNEFIFGGLHRLGKRAVSRAEAWALRLQPYQFDVKRVTGENNIAGVLSRLVAQSETAKSFDDTNDKHLLYFLNVGELEITWDEIEIHAQNDEELNAVRLAVETGVWLSDNGPPFQSDKFVKTWEQKGITIRKSIPLSPQSNGAVERQNEGVKKALAASKLDNINWRMALEKYIHVHNKVSPLSRLGITPFELLVGWKYRDTFPCIWSAYPTITLDRENIKEKDAYSKQESKQYVDLKRGAKFSDLKLCLKS; via the coding sequence ATGATGCAGTTTAATAATGATTCAGAATCAAGAACCATTGGTTGTGCATCAAAAACTCTATCTCCTACGGAACAAAAGTATCCCCAAACACAAAGAGAAGCTCTGGCTATGGTTTGGAGAGTCGAAAGATTTTCTATGTACCTGATGGGCGTTAATTTCACCATTCGAACTGACGCAGAGTCAAATGAATTTATCTTTGGAGGTTTGCACAGACTTGGGAAAAGAGCTGTATCTAGAGCAGAAGCATGGGCGTTGAGGCTGCAGCCTTATCAATTCGATGTGAAACGAGTAACAGGAGAAAATAATATTGCAGGCGTACTTTCGAGGCTTGTGGCTCAATCGGAAACAGCTAAATCATTCGATGATACAAATGATAAgcatttgctttattttttgaatgtagGTGAATTGGAAATCACTTGGGACGAAATCGAAATTCATGCCCAAAATGACGAAGAACTAAATGCAGTAAGATTGGCTGTTGAAACCGGAGTTTGGCTGAGCGACAATGGCCCACCGTTCCAGAGCGATAAGTTCGTGAAAACCTGGGAACAAAAAGGAATCACTATTCGAAAATCAATTCCTCTAAGCCCGCAGTCCAACGGGGCTGTAGAGCGGCAGAACGAGGGAGTCAAAAAAGCACTAGCGGCTTCCAAATTAGACAACATTAATTGGAGGATGGCATTAGAAAAATATATTCACGTGCATAATAAGGTCAGTCCTCTATCACGGCTTGGTATTACGCCATTTGAGCTTTTAGTGGGGTGGAAATACAGAGACACGTTTCCTTGCATTTGGTCAGCATATCCTACAATAACTCTGGATCGTGAAAACATTAAAGAGAAAGATGCTTACTCCAAGCAGGAGAGCAAGCAATATGTGGATCTAAAACGAGGTGCCAAATTTTCAGACCTAAAGTTGTGTTTAAAAAGTTGA